CGGCGGAGCACAATGGGagcgacacagacacagacagtggATATGGAGGGGATGGGGAAAGGTGCGAAGGGAAAAGTGAGAAGCAGTTCAACCCGGGAGATGGATCCAGCCAGGAGAGCCGGACTTACAAAATTAAACAAGAGCCCAATGATCCGCCGGCCAAAAGGGTCAAAGTTGATCAGGCCGGTCACATGACCAGCGCTGAGACTGGCTGTGAGCCTGCTCTTCACTCGATGGGGACTGAGACGATGCCCACGCTTGGCCAGCAAACCCCTTTCTGTGTACCCTTTTACTTCATTGCCCCCTCAGCAGCCTCTCCATACATGCCCCTCCTGGACAAGGCCAACCTGGAGAAATGCTGGTATCCGGCACCCATCCCAGTCCTTTACCCTGGCATTCCAGCCCTGCAAGGTATCTCGGCGCTGGCATCCGATAGGTTACTCCGCCAGATTCCATTCCCGGGTTCAGGCCCAGCGCTAGTGCTTTGTTCATCTGATTCAGAGGCAGCACGACCACTCGGAGTGGAGAGAGCTCCAAGTCCAGCCCCAGAACCGTTACAGTCACCGGACAAATGATCGCCCTACCTGCCacacctcccccaatcccccccCACATTCCCTCCCCACTCACATTAAAATATGGAACTGGGCAGCACAGACATTGCTCTTATGTTGAGCCCTGGAGCTGGAAGGAAAAGGGGGACCAAGTTCCAAGATGAAATGCCCTCCCCAGAGCACACATTTTGAGGGTACATAATTCGGTGGCCTCTAAATAGCCGCTGAAGAAAATGGTTGTCATTTATCGTTTTGTTCAGAAGATGTGCCAAATTCAAGTCAAGTTAGCTCTGCCTAAGGTACTCTTAGAATTGGGGTGCAAATCCTTGGTTATGCTAAGTAATTCTCTGGCAATCGGTTTACAGATtaaccctctccctccttccaatgCTTGTGTTAATGACCATacagaaaagtgctggaaaaatcACCTGCTTCTGTACTTTTCAAGAACTCCATGAATTAGCTTGAGCATGAGTCGGGCTTGGTGTCAGCTTCAATTAAACATTTTTAAGCACTGTCTAAATAAAGGTCTATTTAAACAAAAAAAGAGAAAGTTGCATGCTACGTATGTCCCTGTACCAATGTTCAACCTGAGCAGGAGCACAAATTGAGAGAGGAGATCTGGGATGGGTAGATAATGTAAACCATTCAAacttttacacctttttttgagcCAAATAAATGTGTATTGTAGACAGATAAATGCGTTGTCTCACCAGTTCATGGCAGACTGCTGAACTTAGTCCTGAAGCCCTGGACtgaattatgtattaattcttgtGGCCTTTTTCAGAGATGAAAGGAGCTCATTACGTTAAtgctctttttttccccccctcgCTTCCCCATCCCTGACTCCTCACTCTTGACAGgcaattgaaagtcacaattgagagCCTTATCACCCA
This window of the Heterodontus francisci isolate sHetFra1 chromosome 27, sHetFra1.hap1, whole genome shotgun sequence genome carries:
- the bhlhe41 gene encoding class E basic helix-loop-helix protein 41 isoform X2, with product MYVCKSKRGTKRDDSKEAYKLPHRLIEKKRRDRINECISQLKDLLPEHLKLTTLGHLEKAVVLELTLKHLKALTTLTEQQHQKIISLQNGDCTLKGPMQSDLDAFHSGFQTCAREVLQHLTRFESWTPREQRCAQLIGHLHHAATQLQPNGEMQASGEGLAGARVVECSRGTDNCVPVIQRTQTAEHNGSDTDTDSGYGGDGERCEGKSEKQFNPGDGSSQESRTYKIKQEPNDPPAKRVKVDQAGHMTSAETGCEPALHSMGTETMPTLGQQTPFCVPFYFIAPSAASPYMPLLDKANLEKCWYPAPIPVLYPGIPALQGISALASDRLLRQIPFPGSGPALVLCSSDSEAARPLGVERAPSPAPEPLQSPDK